Genomic segment of Populus nigra chromosome 6, ddPopNigr1.1, whole genome shotgun sequence:
gggATCAAATACACAATTATGCCCAACATGAGCTATAAAAGTTACTAACAAGTATCAACTCAGATTCAGGTAGGCCACTCTCACTTTACTCTCACTTCACTCTCCCAGATTTTTTATCTCgttcttctctttcttcaaaTGAATTGCCTTCACCATCTTCTAAGGTCTGACTAACTATATAACATGTaaaaatatctttcctttttttttttgttactttctttaatttcattcgTCAATGTCTTGTTTGAATGGCAGATCATCCTCTGCTTTGCCTCTGCAAGGCTTCGACTTTCACCACAGAAGACCTTCTTCTCCGTCGTTATTCTCTTTTAACATGGCAGTACGTTCATCCCTTTACACAtaatctgtgtttttttttttgttttttcatgtcgTATATCATTTTGTTGGTGCAGGGAACCATGGATTATCATGATCTGCAGTTACGTGTAGTTGTGAAGGTAACTTAAAAGTAGCTTGAGATTCGATCCGTTTGTTTTGTTGTGTCAAGATGAAGCTTCTAATCTTGTTGCTCTGCTCTAATGTTTGCTATATATTGTTATTCGTTCTGTTTTGATTACCGCAACTTTCTCTTGTtggttctttttctttaaatatttgacTGTTAGAAATTCAGAATAACATAATACTAGTTTTAACGAAAACCTTTCTTGAAATCACTTGGTGATGAGTCTCAGCCATTAGATTTGTGGGTTCCACTAGCCGGATCCACCAGGAGATTTTCAgggatgtttttttatatataagaattCACTAGTGATATTAGATATTTTGGAGTTTTAAGGGGTTTTTTTGGTGTGttaagaaagtatttttttcaaattagataTTCAGGAATAttccttcccttttttttgttctaccctttaaagtttggatttttcatgatatgattttttttaattgggatgTTGAATAATTTCTAGTGCAAATTGGAGTGATCCCACGAATCCAGGGCTGGGAAACGAGTCATGTTAGCATTATCGCCGTGTATGTGGTTTGGAAGCaaatagttaatataaaaaCGAAATCGGTAGCACCATGGAGAGTGGTTTTGATGATAACTGATTAGTTTGGGCGATCAAAATggttgtttatttgtttgtttctgataattaatttgatccTATGAGTGACTCTACTGCTTTACTGTGTTGAATTTCAAAGTTCAAATCTTCTAATAGAAGCTTTGTTATTTGAATTTGTTGCCTGTAGGCAGCTCCTGGCTCGCCATCTAGTGCTGAGATGAGTGGCACTGATGttgtggaagaagaagaagaagaaaaatctgagATATATAGTCATAACATGACTGAAGCTATGGGGGCTGGTGAGTTCGATAATGCTTGTAGTTCCATGTTAAGGGTGGGGAATTGGTGGGTGTGACCTGTTCAGTTGGAGTGGCATGTGTAACTGTTTGAATTTTTGAAGTGTTTGCTAGTTACTGCTGATTCTTGATTAACGAAATTCTAATGTGTCATTGATCTATAAGTGCAGCTAATTGTTtgttctaatatatttttagtacaGTTTTGACTTACAGGCACGAACTAGGAATGAACTATAACTTCATTCGTCCAGATTTGATTGTCGGATCATGCCTACAGGTGATTCTCATTTGTTAGATTCATGTATGAAGGGATTCTTTCCCCTCTTacacttatttttgttttatttttgtttctcatatggttttctaatttgttttttcaaatttctagaCTCCTGAAGACGTTGACAAGCTTCGAAAAATTGGGGTCAAAACTGTGTTTTGCTTACAACAGGATCCAGACTTGGAGTATCCTAAATAACTCTTGTCTTCATGATCTGATGAAagcatttatttcttaaatgcTCGTATATATATGGTCATCAGTTATCATTTATGCAACTGTTGAGCATTTgagatctaaaaagaaaaagcgTATGAAACATACTGCAATTCTTTTACCACCATTTCAGATATTTCGGGGTAGATATCAGTGCCATTCAAGACTATGCGAAGGCATGTGGTGACATTCAGCATTTGCGGGCACAGATAAGGTTAGTCATAGCAAACCCAAGGTTTCTAATTTACAAAACGAGAACAAATAAACAATTGGAAAAAGAAATCTGTTAGTTAACATCTGACTACCTATTGCATCAAAACTAgtttctattgccaaaagaataataaaaaaaaaaccgtggAGAATGTACATAGTATTATTTTGGACTGCTATACTGTCACTTTCTACAGTGGAACTTCATTTTTGTTAGAAGACGTTAATTAACTTTCTAAGCTAGAGTTTCACTTGTTCTAGTGCAAAATAACTCTTCTGAGCACTTTCTGTACCAATTGAATTTCTCCCCACTTCACATTTACTGTTTGTAAGAGCACAAAGGATGTGTGTTGAATGTGCATCTGTATCTACTGTCTATGATCATTTATGTTGCTATTCTTCATTTGATACAGTAGCTAATATTAATGTAACAGGGATTTTGATGCATTTGATTTACGGATACAGCTACCAGCTGTTGTCAGCAAATTACACAAAGCCATAAACCAGAATGGAGGTGTGACATATATACATTGCACTGCAGGAATGGGAAGAGCACCTGCTGTTGCGGTAGCATATGATCTTATTCTGCTTAATTTTTCGTTTGACACCTTATGATTTGTTGCTATGCACCACTGTTTTGTTTGGCTCTGTCATTTATCATGTATGAGGGAAATGCCCTTGCATCACCACCCCCACCTCTCTGAGGAAGCATTCTTTCATGGTTTTCCTTGTCTTTTTTTGAGGCGCTATGTTTGGTTTCTTCAAAATCCACACAT
This window contains:
- the LOC133696523 gene encoding phosphoglucan phosphatase DSP4, amyloplastic-like isoform X1, whose amino-acid sequence is MNCLHHLLRSSSALPLQGFDFHHRRPSSPSLFSFNMAGTMDYHDLQLRVVVKAAPGSPSSAEMSGTDVVEEEEEEKSEIYSHNMTEAMGAVLTYRHELGMNYNFIRPDLIVGSCLQTPEDVDKLRKIGVKTVFCLQQDPDLEYFGVDISAIQDYAKACGDIQHLRAQIRDFDAFDLRIQLPAVVSKLHKAINQNGGVTYIHCTAGMGRAPAVALAYMFWVQGYKLNEAHDLLMGKRSSFPKLNAIKSATADILTGLRKKLVTLKWEDNNYSTVEISGLDIGWGQRMPLELDEERKFWILKRELMEGVYEYKYIVDGEWTVNKNELVTTVNRDGHINNYVQVLDDDADSANAVLRKRLTCEDDPVLTREERLKIRMCLETLPGDEE
- the LOC133696523 gene encoding phosphoglucan phosphatase DSP4, amyloplastic-like isoform X2, which gives rise to MNCLHHLLRSSSALPLQGFDFHHRRPSSPSLFSFNMAGTMDYHDLQLRVVVKAAPGSPSSAEMSGTDVVEEEEEEKSEIYSHNMTEAMGAVLTYRHELGMNYNFIRPDLIVGSCLQTPEDVDKLRKIGVKTVFCLQQDPDLEYFGVDISAIQDYAKACGDIQHLRAQIRDFDAFDLRIQLPAVVSKLHKAINQNGGVTYIHCTAGMGRAPAVAGKRSSFPKLNAIKSATADILTGLRKKLVTLKWEDNNYSTVEISGLDIGWGQRMPLELDEERKFWILKRELMEGVYEYKYIVDGEWTVNKNELVTTVNRDGHINNYVQVLDDDADSANAVLRKRLTCEDDPVLTREERLKIRMCLETLPGDEE